The DNA region AAAACGCCTATCACAACATAAAAGCATCTACTATAAGCAATGCTTTCATAAAGTTGTTAACTAAATAAATCGGCTCATACTTCATGAAACTGATACCTGTTCGACATAAATGAATTTCCGGTTTTTATCAGCCAACAGCGCTGGAATCAGTGAATCCAACACATTATGCACACACGCGCCCTACACACGTACAATCTAGAATCAGTTAGTCCATTTCTTCAACTCAACAGATTCCACTAGAACTATTCAGTCGGTAACAATCTACAATGCTCTGACCAAATTAAGTCAACTGAGACCAAGACACTCAAAAACCCCAATTCGTGTATAGAAGAATCAGACTACCTGGATGGAGTTATTCGATCCAACATAGTATTGATCAACAGTCTTCAACCACCCAACATCGTCGTGCGTGTGAGGAACCAAATGCACGTTAATCTTCCCAACGCCTGCCGAGGTGTTGTAAACCATGTACTTCCCCTCCACcacaaaacacacactcaaGACCATCATCGCTAAAACCCCAAATGCAGCCATGATCGCGGCAGCTGCAATCGGCCAAGGCAGCAGCTAAATGAGTAAATAGAGCAACCCCAGACAATCGGACAAGAAAGACTATTGTCCCATGATCATTGTAAGCCTTGGCAACAACGAAAAAAACGTGGGTTTAAATGAATTGCGGATAAGGCCTGCCGCATTGATATGCCAATGGTAAATAAATTGACTTCAAAATTAGATTTTTGGAGGTGGAGCGTTGGAGTGAAGTGGTGACTGTGAGTGACGACGACTCGTGGAATCTAATCAGCATCTTCTTTATAATAGtactaaaaatttaaactttGTTGAAATTAATGATGTTGGTCACTTATtaattattccaaattaaaacATAAAGAGTTCATTCAAAATATTAGAATGTTTAGATTAATTCGTTTTATGTCGATTTTGAAGCCACGTCGGCACATTCTATCCTTTCCCGGGATTACATTATCCCAACTGCCACTCGACCACTGCCTCAAACGACCACAACTACTGCTCAAAATTTTGCTATCAGAGTCTAAAATCCCTCAAAAATGGCGTTTTCTTCCATCCTCTACTCCCCAGTCCACTTCCCCCTCCGAGAGCCTCGCTCCCACCTCCCCCGCAGCCGCCAGCTCTCAGTGAGCGCCGCCCTTCCGCCCGCCGCCGACGTCGCCGCGGTGGCCGACGCCATCGACGGCACCACCATTGCCGTAATCGGGGGCGGGTCCGTCGCGGCTCTGGCAGCTGTGCTCTCCCTGTCCGACCCCGAGAAGCGGCGGCAGATGCAGGCGGAGGAGGTGGGCGGCGGCGACAAGGAGGTGGTGAGGGAGTATTTCAACAACGACGGGTTCCAGCGGTGGCGGAGGATTTACGGAGACGGCGAAGACGTGAACAAGGTGCAGAGGGATATCAGGCTCGGCCACTCCATGACTGTGGAGAATGTGATGAAGATGTTGCTGGATGAAGGGCCGTTGGCTGGCGTTACGGTTTGCGACGCCGGCTGCGGGACGGGCTGCTTGTCCATTCCGCTCGCCAAAGAAGGGGCGGTCGTGGCCGCTAGTGATATCTCGGCCGCTATGGTTGCTGAGGCTGAGAAACAGGTTAGTGGCAGCTGCATTCTTGATTTTAGTCATAACAAATTTTACAATGTTTTAGTTATAGTATCTGTTTCGTGTTCGCTTTTGGTTTATATGAACGAACTGATTCGTGGGAGGGGAATTTTGCattttggttgatgttttgGAGTGTATGGCATTCTTGATATTACATTTTGGTTATATGTTGGATAACTCTCTCTTTATAAGGTCTATGATATGATGGGCTCAATTCTAATATGGTCATATGGTATCAGAACTGGCTTAAGTCGATCAGGGGTTGTTTGGTCCACGAGTAGTAGTTGATGGCCATTACCGGCCTACACGTGATGATTTTCAAGGATTTGGAGCCATGGCCAATTAGTGCTATTTTACAGTGAATACTGAATAGAGTGTGTTTTCATGATTGTATTAAGACCAGATGATGCATATGGTCCCGTTTTAGTTAAATTATCTGCTATCCTAACTCAGCAATCAAGAAATCATGTTGTTACTAGGCCTTTGCAATATTTTCTTGACGGCATAGTGAGAAGTAGATATGTTTGGCTGCATCTCACCTTGATAATCTGCACTTGAATTGCTTATTCATGGACTTTGATGCAGGCCCGAAACGAGCTTTTGGGAGGCAAAGAAGAGCTGCCCACCGGACTGGTCTTGCCAAGATTTGAAGTGAGCGACTTGGAGAGCTTGAATGGGAAGTATGACACTGTTGTCTGTTTAGATGTCTTGATACACTACCCACAAAACAAGGCGGATGCTATGATTGCACATCTTGCCTCTTTGGCTGAGAAGCGGTTGATTCTAAGTT from Salvia splendens isolate huo1 chromosome 9, SspV2, whole genome shotgun sequence includes:
- the LOC121746714 gene encoding magnesium protoporphyrin IX methyltransferase, chloroplastic-like is translated as MAFSSILYSPVHFPLREPRSHLPRSRQLSVSAALPPAADVAAVADAIDGTTIAVIGGGSVAALAAVLSLSDPEKRRQMQAEEVGGGDKEVVREYFNNDGFQRWRRIYGDGEDVNKVQRDIRLGHSMTVENVMKMLLDEGPLAGVTVCDAGCGTGCLSIPLAKEGAVVAASDISAAMVAEAEKQARNELLGGKEELPTGLVLPRFEVSDLESLNGKYDTVVCLDVLIHYPQNKADAMIAHLASLAEKRLILSFAPKTFYYDLLKRVGELFPGPSKATRAYLHAEADVESALQKAGWRIRKRGLTTTQFYFSRIVEAIPA